A genomic window from Halorubrum trapanicum includes:
- a CDS encoding S9 family peptidase, whose protein sequence is MEPITAADYHDIAVPSDPRISPDGDRVAFVRRQPTDDEEYETTVYLVDADGEGDPRRLTIPEGSDAEPRWSPSGDRLAFTSTRGAADDRQQLWVLPVAGGEARRVTDVVGGVSRIAWSPDGERIAFVQSVTADDREADRDLAVPDDYEPEEHPDPRVVDRTVYRSAERYFDGRRPGVYVVDADASVGGVTDPDPAESGAVERVTDRDADFAGPSWGDADTLYYTEAVGDDPDDSVEIAIWAHDLAADEAERVHTTTGWGADLAATADGRVAFTHAEPEQVSMQPTDLRVLDADSGAVTDLTGGIDRGLGRDVTPGWGPDEETIYFATPDEGKTALWHVPADGSRDPERLLRPGTVSGATVGGEAGAGPESVTVAYAASEWDHPGDAFAYDAAADETTRLTELNADYLAERAVGEPEELRFESDGVEIQGWLLTPPAGSGDGDAAAGDGADEPYPLAVEIHGGPHAMWSTAGTMWHEFQTLAARGYAVFWSNPRGSTGYGEAFTQAIERDWGAVTLDDVMAGVETVADRPEVDADNAFVTGGSFGGFMASWAVGQTDYFRAAVAQRGVYDLTGFYGSTDAAYKLVEGDFDTVPSEEPGWLWEQSPTGHADAVDTPTLLVHSEDDTRTPICTAELYHRILRKNGVDTRFVRYPREGHELSRSGEPGHVVDRIERIARWFDGYSDHHDAERALDRPDDDGLTAGADGEEAEE, encoded by the coding sequence ATGGAACCGATCACCGCCGCCGACTACCACGACATCGCGGTCCCGTCCGACCCCCGGATCTCGCCGGACGGCGACCGCGTCGCCTTCGTGCGCCGACAGCCGACCGACGACGAGGAGTACGAGACGACCGTCTACCTCGTCGACGCCGACGGTGAGGGCGACCCGCGCCGACTCACCATCCCGGAGGGGTCCGACGCCGAGCCGCGCTGGAGCCCCTCCGGCGACCGGCTCGCGTTCACCTCCACCCGCGGCGCGGCCGACGACCGTCAGCAGCTGTGGGTCCTCCCGGTCGCCGGCGGCGAGGCCCGCCGCGTCACCGACGTCGTCGGCGGCGTCTCGCGGATCGCGTGGTCTCCGGACGGCGAACGGATCGCGTTCGTCCAGTCCGTGACCGCGGACGACCGCGAGGCCGACCGCGACCTCGCCGTCCCGGACGACTACGAGCCCGAGGAGCACCCCGACCCGCGCGTCGTCGACCGAACCGTCTACCGCTCCGCCGAGCGGTACTTCGACGGCCGGCGCCCCGGCGTGTACGTCGTCGACGCGGACGCGAGCGTCGGCGGCGTCACCGACCCTGACCCGGCCGAGTCGGGGGCGGTCGAGCGCGTCACCGACCGCGACGCCGACTTCGCCGGCCCGTCGTGGGGCGACGCCGACACGCTGTACTACACCGAGGCGGTCGGCGACGACCCCGACGACTCCGTGGAGATCGCGATCTGGGCCCACGACTTGGCGGCCGACGAGGCCGAGCGCGTCCACACCACGACCGGCTGGGGCGCGGACCTCGCGGCGACCGCGGACGGCCGGGTCGCGTTCACGCACGCGGAGCCGGAGCAGGTGTCGATGCAGCCGACGGACCTCCGCGTCCTCGACGCCGACTCGGGCGCGGTCACCGACCTCACCGGCGGCATCGACCGCGGGCTCGGCCGCGACGTGACGCCGGGGTGGGGGCCCGACGAGGAGACGATCTACTTCGCGACGCCCGACGAGGGGAAGACGGCGCTGTGGCACGTCCCCGCCGACGGGAGCCGAGATCCGGAGCGCCTGCTCCGACCCGGAACCGTCTCGGGCGCGACCGTCGGCGGCGAGGCCGGCGCCGGCCCCGAGTCGGTCACCGTCGCGTACGCCGCGAGCGAGTGGGACCACCCGGGCGACGCGTTCGCCTACGACGCCGCGGCCGACGAGACGACCCGCCTGACCGAGCTGAACGCCGACTACCTCGCCGAGCGGGCGGTCGGCGAGCCCGAGGAACTCCGGTTCGAGTCGGACGGGGTGGAGATCCAGGGGTGGCTGTTGACGCCGCCGGCAGGTTCGGGCGACGGGGACGCGGCCGCCGGCGACGGCGCCGACGAGCCGTACCCGCTCGCGGTCGAGATCCACGGCGGCCCGCACGCGATGTGGTCGACTGCGGGGACGATGTGGCACGAGTTCCAGACGCTCGCGGCCCGCGGCTACGCGGTCTTCTGGTCGAACCCCCGCGGCTCGACCGGCTACGGCGAGGCGTTCACGCAGGCCATCGAGCGCGACTGGGGCGCGGTCACCCTCGACGACGTGATGGCGGGCGTCGAGACCGTCGCCGACCGCCCGGAGGTCGACGCCGACAACGCCTTCGTCACCGGGGGCTCCTTCGGCGGGTTCATGGCCTCGTGGGCGGTCGGGCAGACCGACTACTTCCGGGCGGCGGTCGCCCAGCGCGGCGTCTACGACCTCACCGGCTTCTACGGCTCGACCGACGCCGCCTACAAGCTCGTCGAGGGCGACTTCGACACGGTCCCCTCCGAGGAGCCCGGGTGGCTCTGGGAGCAGTCGCCGACCGGCCACGCCGACGCGGTCGACACGCCCACGCTCCTCGTCCACTCCGAGGACGACACGCGGACGCCGATCTGTACGGCGGAGCTGTACCACCGGATCCTCCGGAAGAACGGCGTCGACACGCGGTTCGTCAGGTACCCCCGCGAGGGCCACGAACTCTCTCGGTCTGGCGAGCCCGGGCACGTCGTCGACCGCATCGAGCGCATCGCCCGCTGGTTCGACGGCTACTCCGACCACCACGACGCCGAGCGCGCGCTCGACCGCCCCGACGACGACGGGCTGACCGCGGGCGCGGACGGAGAGGAGGCGGAAGAGTAG
- a CDS encoding DUF5828 family protein, which translates to MEESISGFKVRGDWGDVVEHGERIALALREVGVDGDAYYEFDEWRPKTHERIDEDVSEKTAAQASVDEGKGERAGKSPGDDLQTAGEKLTESYEKVEENDTESARESWGESIEHVARAADSASRKALRKVEDAVYRNVMTQMAPYYFDNELVSANIQEVARAEDGETFVFEVNVNDDELKGEVSEVLGEYESEIDRWHVETEKRTDDVAAAEGVEPPAEEGGPDSTTT; encoded by the coding sequence ATGGAAGAGAGCATCTCCGGCTTCAAGGTGCGCGGCGACTGGGGCGACGTCGTCGAACACGGCGAGCGGATCGCCCTCGCGCTCCGGGAGGTCGGCGTCGACGGCGACGCCTACTACGAGTTCGACGAGTGGCGTCCCAAGACCCACGAGCGCATCGACGAGGACGTCTCGGAGAAGACCGCGGCGCAGGCCTCCGTCGACGAGGGGAAAGGCGAGCGCGCGGGGAAGTCGCCGGGAGACGACCTCCAGACGGCCGGGGAGAAGCTCACGGAGTCCTACGAGAAGGTCGAGGAGAACGACACGGAGAGCGCCCGCGAGAGCTGGGGGGAGTCGATCGAACACGTCGCCCGCGCGGCCGACTCGGCCAGCCGGAAGGCGCTCCGGAAGGTGGAAGACGCCGTCTACCGGAACGTGATGACCCAGATGGCGCCGTACTACTTCGACAACGAGCTCGTCAGCGCGAACATCCAGGAGGTCGCCCGCGCCGAGGACGGCGAGACGTTCGTCTTCGAGGTGAACGTCAACGACGACGAGCTGAAAGGCGAGGTGTCCGAGGTCCTCGGCGAGTACGAGTCCGAGATCGACCGCTGGCACGTCGAGACCGAGAAGCGGACCGACGACGTCGCGGCCGCCGAGGGCGTCGAGCCGCCCGCCGAGGAGGGGGGCCCGGACTCGACGACGACGTGA
- a CDS encoding helix-turn-helix domain-containing protein produces the protein MSDPEIEDLVGDTSPSFEHVLSCVFGVRDHESRAYLELLEYPGSTVSELADALDRDRSNVNRSLSTLREKGLVERRRRLLDSGGYVYQYTAIPVPEAKRRLHDALDEWVGDVHDAIDGFDPDER, from the coding sequence ATGAGCGATCCCGAGATCGAGGACCTCGTCGGCGACACCTCCCCTTCCTTCGAGCACGTCCTCTCCTGCGTCTTCGGCGTGCGCGACCACGAGAGCCGCGCGTACCTCGAACTGCTCGAGTACCCGGGCAGCACCGTCTCGGAGCTGGCCGACGCGCTCGACCGGGACCGGTCGAACGTGAACCGGTCGCTGTCGACGCTCCGCGAGAAGGGGCTCGTCGAGCGCCGGCGGCGGCTGCTCGACTCCGGCGGCTACGTCTACCAGTACACCGCGATTCCGGTCCCGGAGGCCAAGCGCCGGCTCCACGACGCCCTCGACGAGTGGGTCGGCGACGTCCACGACGCCATCGACGGGTTCGACCCGGACGAGCGCTGA
- the cgi121 gene encoding KEOPS complex subunit Cgi121 codes for MTDPAVGADGEPAPDPAVRLVDGTFAIADLDAFLADLDEIAVETGAIVQAFDAGLVVSATQLREAARLAARSIARGEAVARDPGVEVLLYAAGRRQIDRALELGVSEGERAAVVLVADFGEVPGADRPTADLDGAVEAVRELAAGSTEITDGADLGTAFDEDRVREFYGVTDRELAATNGDLIDVVRERVALLDVEK; via the coding sequence ATGACTGACCCGGCTGTCGGCGCCGACGGCGAGCCGGCGCCCGACCCCGCGGTCCGCCTCGTCGACGGAACGTTCGCGATCGCCGACCTCGACGCGTTCCTCGCCGATCTCGACGAAATCGCCGTGGAGACCGGCGCGATCGTCCAGGCGTTCGACGCCGGCCTCGTCGTCTCCGCGACGCAGCTCCGCGAGGCGGCGCGGCTCGCCGCGCGGTCGATCGCCCGCGGCGAGGCGGTCGCGCGCGACCCCGGCGTCGAGGTCCTCCTGTACGCCGCCGGTCGCCGCCAGATCGACCGGGCGCTCGAACTCGGCGTCTCGGAGGGCGAGCGCGCCGCGGTCGTCCTCGTCGCGGACTTCGGCGAGGTCCCCGGCGCCGACCGACCGACCGCGGACCTCGACGGCGCGGTCGAGGCGGTTCGGGAACTCGCCGCCGGCTCGACCGAAATCACCGACGGAGCCGACCTCGGGACCGCGTTCGACGAGGACCGCGTCCGGGAGTTCTACGGCGTCACCGACCGCGAACTCGCCGCCACGAACGGCGACCTCATCGACGTCGTCCGCGAGCGCGTCGCGCTGCTCGACGTCGAGAAGTGA
- a CDS encoding ATP-dependent DNA helicase: MEPSSLSGLPAGVGEALEAEGVAELYPPQQAAVEAGVVDGESIVAAVPTASGKTLIAELAMLSSIERGGKALYIVPLRALASEKKAEFERWEEFGVTVGVSTGNYDSDGEWLASRDIIVATSEKVDSLIRNGAPWIDDLTCVVSDEVHLVDDSHRGPTLEVTLAKLRKVNPGLQTVALSATVGNADVIADWLDAELVESDWRPIELRTGVHFGNAIEFDDGSRREVPVERGEDQTARLVADALDTEEDGQGGSSLVFVNSRRNAESSARKLGEVTAPRLTGDERDRLRELAEEIRGVSDTDTSEDLADAVEQGSAFHHAGLASEHRSLIEDAFRDRLIKCVSATPTLAAGVNTPARRVIVRDWRRYDGEFGGMQPLDVLEVHQMCGRAGRPGLDPYGEAVLLANSADTREELFDRYVWADPEPVRSKLAAEPALRTHVLATVASGFAATRDGLLSFLDNTLYATQTDDEGRLAAVTDTVLDYLEVNGFVDRDRDGGSEGLAATGIGHTVSRLYLDPMSAAEILDGLRTVADGDDEDAAGDFVPADGAGADADPDAGADEAGFTTYTRADDEADGNADAETAASNDGADAPAVTPLGLYHLVSRTPDTYELYLKSGDREEYTEVCYEREAEFLGDVPSEYEDVRFEDWLAALKTGRLLEDWANEVDEDRIAERYGVGPGDIRGKVDTAEWLLRAAETLARDVEGIDGDVVVQVREARKRLEYGVREELLDLAGVRNVGRKRARRLFEAGIESRADLREADKAVVLGALRGRERTAERILENAGREDPSLDGVDPDRSASAAATAGADADGDGDGQASLGDFG, translated from the coding sequence ATGGAACCGAGTTCGCTCTCCGGGCTCCCCGCGGGCGTCGGCGAGGCGCTCGAAGCGGAGGGCGTCGCGGAGCTGTACCCGCCCCAGCAGGCGGCGGTCGAGGCTGGCGTCGTCGACGGCGAGAGCATCGTCGCGGCCGTGCCGACCGCGTCGGGGAAGACGCTGATCGCGGAGCTGGCGATGCTCTCCTCGATCGAGCGCGGCGGGAAGGCCTTATATATCGTTCCGCTGCGCGCGCTCGCCAGCGAGAAGAAGGCCGAGTTCGAGCGCTGGGAGGAGTTCGGCGTCACGGTCGGCGTCTCGACGGGCAACTACGACTCCGACGGCGAGTGGCTCGCGAGCCGCGATATCATCGTCGCCACCTCGGAGAAGGTGGACTCGCTGATCCGCAACGGCGCGCCGTGGATCGACGACCTCACCTGCGTCGTCAGCGACGAGGTCCACCTCGTCGACGACTCCCACCGCGGGCCCACCCTCGAAGTCACCCTCGCGAAGCTCCGGAAGGTGAACCCCGGCCTCCAGACGGTCGCGCTCTCCGCGACCGTCGGCAACGCGGACGTCATCGCCGACTGGCTCGACGCCGAGCTCGTCGAGTCCGACTGGCGCCCCATCGAGCTCCGGACGGGCGTCCACTTCGGCAACGCGATCGAGTTCGACGACGGGAGCCGGCGCGAGGTGCCCGTCGAACGCGGCGAGGACCAGACCGCGCGGCTCGTCGCGGACGCCCTCGACACCGAGGAGGACGGGCAGGGCGGCTCCTCGCTCGTCTTCGTCAACTCCCGGCGCAACGCGGAGTCGTCGGCCCGCAAGCTGGGCGAGGTCACGGCGCCCCGCCTCACCGGCGACGAGCGCGACCGCCTCCGCGAGCTGGCCGAGGAGATCCGCGGCGTCTCCGACACCGACACCTCGGAGGACCTCGCGGACGCCGTCGAGCAGGGGTCGGCGTTCCACCACGCCGGCCTCGCGAGCGAACACCGGAGCCTGATCGAGGACGCGTTCCGCGACCGCCTGATCAAGTGCGTCTCCGCGACGCCGACGCTCGCGGCCGGCGTCAACACCCCCGCCCGCCGGGTGATCGTCCGCGACTGGCGCCGCTACGACGGCGAGTTCGGCGGGATGCAACCCCTCGACGTCCTCGAAGTCCACCAGATGTGCGGGCGCGCGGGCCGCCCCGGGCTCGACCCCTACGGCGAGGCGGTGCTGCTCGCGAACAGCGCCGACACCCGCGAGGAGCTGTTCGACCGGTACGTCTGGGCCGACCCCGAGCCGGTCCGCTCGAAGCTGGCGGCCGAGCCCGCGCTCCGGACGCACGTCCTCGCGACGGTCGCCTCGGGGTTCGCGGCCACCCGAGACGGGCTGCTCTCCTTCCTCGATAACACCCTCTACGCGACCCAGACCGACGACGAGGGGCGCCTCGCCGCGGTCACCGACACCGTCCTCGACTACCTCGAAGTCAACGGCTTCGTCGACCGCGACCGCGACGGCGGGAGCGAGGGCCTCGCCGCGACCGGCATCGGCCACACCGTCTCGCGGCTCTACCTCGACCCGATGAGCGCGGCCGAGATCCTCGACGGCCTGCGGACCGTGGCGGACGGCGACGACGAGGACGCCGCCGGCGACTTCGTCCCCGCCGACGGCGCCGGCGCGGACGCCGACCCCGACGCGGGCGCCGACGAAGCCGGGTTCACGACGTACACGCGGGCGGACGACGAGGCGGACGGCAACGCGGACGCCGAGACGGCGGCTTCGAACGACGGCGCCGACGCCCCCGCGGTCACCCCGCTCGGCCTCTATCACCTCGTCAGCCGGACCCCCGACACCTACGAGCTGTACCTGAAGTCCGGCGACCGCGAGGAGTACACCGAGGTCTGCTACGAGCGCGAGGCGGAGTTCCTCGGCGACGTGCCCTCCGAGTACGAGGACGTGCGCTTCGAGGACTGGCTCGCCGCGCTGAAGACGGGCCGCCTCTTGGAGGACTGGGCGAACGAGGTCGACGAAGACCGGATCGCGGAGCGCTACGGCGTCGGACCGGGCGACATCCGCGGGAAGGTCGACACCGCCGAGTGGCTCCTCCGCGCCGCCGAGACGCTCGCCCGCGACGTCGAGGGGATCGACGGCGACGTCGTCGTTCAGGTCCGCGAGGCTCGCAAGCGGCTGGAGTACGGCGTCCGCGAGGAGCTGCTCGACCTCGCCGGCGTCCGCAACGTCGGCCGCAAACGCGCCCGCCGCCTCTTCGAGGCCGGCATCGAGAGCCGCGCCGACCTCCGGGAGGCGGACAAGGCGGTGGTGCTGGGCGCGCTCCGCGGCCGCGAGCGCACCGCCGAGCGCATCTTGGAGAACGCCGGCCGCGAGGACCCGTCGCTCGACGGCGTCGATCCGGACCGCTCGGCGAGCGCGGCGGCGACCGCGGGCGCTGACGCCGACGGCGACGGCGACGGGCAGGCGAGTCTGGGTGATTTCGGATGA
- a CDS encoding carbon starvation protein A, giving the protein MTNVIWIMVAVLGTFTVGYMGYSRYLSRFVDLDDERETPAHKYEDGQEYVPSKKPVLLGHHFSSIAGGAPIVGPITAGAIWGWVPAMLWIALGNPLMGAVHDFISLSSSIRHEGRSIGYIVGQYVGERGKNLLLWFAFLTIILVVAVFALVVGIVFNAFPQVTTASTVYVVLALAFGVYLYQLNGPFVPGTILFVAGVFAGVWVGIQYPFALFALAEGSHPAGTFVLFSGSTGSWVPGAAALGGNTAAWIPVVMVYAGVASALPVWVLLQPRDYLSSFLLYTGVGGGVLAIIVGTLITTPAQPLVIDSSIGVFEGFWGIEAAGLFPLFPLLFITIACGTISGFHSLVSSGTTSKQLNKESDARLIGYGGMLGEGLLGALALSTLAVAGFAGDAAAGGIGGALPNFATGGGIILTSFGIPQAIGSVFMALVLVSFLLTSTDTAVRLGRYMMEEIVGMDDGMTVSGLSGGIGAAARGRYTNPAIQIGIAYVLVISGQWQTLWGLFGGANQLLAALALLTATVWLANWDESKQLVSTGVPMAIMVTITVLGLTWVALYNNLYINLIQGGAGTLGAQLSSVAQMVLGLVLIYIALSLVRIGIGNLRTVRGGDAPAAEPSDD; this is encoded by the coding sequence ATGACAAACGTAATATGGATAATGGTCGCGGTTCTCGGAACGTTCACCGTCGGATACATGGGGTACTCGCGGTACCTCTCCCGCTTCGTCGACCTCGACGACGAACGAGAGACGCCGGCGCACAAGTACGAGGACGGACAGGAGTACGTACCGTCGAAGAAGCCGGTACTACTGGGGCATCACTTCTCGAGCATCGCGGGGGGCGCACCGATCGTCGGCCCGATCACTGCGGGCGCCATCTGGGGATGGGTTCCCGCGATGCTGTGGATCGCGCTCGGTAACCCGCTGATGGGCGCGGTCCACGACTTCATCTCGCTGTCGAGCTCGATCCGCCACGAGGGGCGCTCGATCGGGTATATCGTGGGGCAGTACGTCGGGGAACGAGGGAAGAACCTGCTGCTGTGGTTCGCGTTCCTCACGATCATCCTCGTCGTCGCGGTGTTCGCCCTCGTCGTCGGGATCGTGTTCAACGCGTTCCCGCAGGTGACCACCGCGAGTACGGTGTACGTGGTCTTAGCGCTCGCGTTCGGCGTCTACCTCTACCAGCTCAACGGTCCGTTCGTCCCGGGGACGATCCTGTTCGTCGCCGGCGTCTTCGCCGGCGTCTGGGTCGGCATCCAGTACCCGTTCGCGCTGTTCGCGCTCGCCGAGGGGAGCCACCCCGCGGGGACGTTCGTCCTGTTCAGCGGGAGTACCGGAAGTTGGGTTCCCGGCGCGGCGGCGCTCGGCGGGAACACCGCCGCCTGGATCCCGGTCGTGATGGTGTACGCCGGCGTCGCGAGCGCGCTCCCAGTGTGGGTGCTGCTCCAGCCGCGCGACTACCTCTCGTCGTTCCTGCTGTACACCGGCGTCGGCGGGGGCGTGCTGGCGATCATCGTCGGCACGCTCATCACGACCCCGGCACAGCCGCTCGTCATCGACTCCTCGATCGGCGTCTTCGAGGGGTTCTGGGGGATCGAGGCGGCGGGGCTGTTCCCGCTGTTCCCGTTGCTGTTCATCACCATCGCCTGCGGGACGATCAGCGGATTCCACTCGCTCGTCTCCTCGGGGACCACTTCGAAGCAGCTCAACAAGGAGAGCGACGCCCGCCTGATCGGCTACGGCGGGATGCTCGGCGAGGGGCTGCTCGGCGCCCTCGCGCTGTCGACGCTCGCGGTCGCCGGCTTCGCCGGTGACGCCGCCGCCGGCGGTATCGGCGGCGCGCTACCGAACTTCGCGACCGGCGGCGGGATCATCCTCACCAGCTTCGGGATCCCGCAGGCCATCGGGAGCGTGTTCATGGCGCTCGTCTTAGTGAGCTTCCTGCTCACCTCCACCGACACCGCGGTCCGCCTGGGTCGGTACATGATGGAAGAGATCGTCGGCATGGACGACGGGATGACCGTCTCCGGGCTCTCCGGCGGCATCGGGGCCGCAGCCCGCGGCCGATACACGAACCCGGCCATCCAGATCGGCATCGCGTACGTGCTCGTCATCTCGGGCCAGTGGCAGACGCTCTGGGGGCTGTTCGGCGGCGCGAACCAGCTGCTTGCGGCGCTCGCGCTGCTGACGGCGACGGTGTGGCTCGCCAACTGGGACGAGTCCAAGCAGCTCGTCTCCACCGGCGTTCCGATGGCGATCATGGTGACGATCACCGTCCTCGGACTGACGTGGGTCGCGCTGTACAACAACCTCTACATCAACCTCATCCAAGGGGGCGCCGGGACCCTCGGCGCGCAGCTCTCGTCCGTGGCGCAGATGGTCCTCGGGCTGGTGCTGATCTACATCGCCCTGTCGCTCGTCCGGATCGGGATCGGAAATCTCAGAACGGTCCGCGGCGGCGACGCGCCCGCGGCCGAACCGAGCGACGACTGA
- a CDS encoding cupin domain-containing protein, with product MGYRVVDTDSVEPKPDRPCECRKLSEPGGLDAAAINRFRAEPGEQLPLAYHYHETQQEAFYVLDGTLSVETPERTYEVPADDLFVVDPESPQRAYNPADADGSVTVLAIGAPPADGDAVAYDPDDE from the coding sequence ATGGGATACCGCGTCGTCGACACGGACTCGGTGGAGCCGAAGCCCGACCGACCCTGCGAGTGCCGGAAGCTCTCCGAGCCGGGCGGTCTCGATGCCGCGGCGATCAACCGCTTCCGCGCCGAGCCGGGCGAGCAGCTCCCGCTCGCGTACCACTACCACGAGACCCAACAGGAGGCGTTCTACGTGCTCGACGGGACGCTCTCGGTGGAGACGCCCGAGCGGACCTACGAGGTGCCCGCGGACGACCTGTTCGTCGTCGACCCCGAGAGCCCGCAGCGCGCGTATAACCCGGCGGACGCCGACGGTTCCGTGACCGTGCTGGCGATCGGCGCGCCGCCGGCCGACGGCGACGCGGTCGCTTACGACCCGGACGATGAGTGA
- a CDS encoding TRC40/GET3/ArsA family transport-energizing ATPase, with product MEQFVFFGGKGGVGKTTVSCAYAYRCADAGLRTLVVSTDPAHSVSDVFDQGFGDEPESVDGVGGLDALELDPEDEMQRHLQEIREALSEQVSAAMVSEINRQLEMSHGTPGAYESALFDAFVDVMREESEPYDRVVFDTAPTGSTLRLLGLPEFLGDWIDRLLYKRKQSIDLFEKAAIGDMEPRRLMDGDPVLERLQRRKEFFEFAGDTMRNDAAFFLVLNPDQLSVNETGRAIEEFTERDLRVRGLVANKLTPSPEEHEEGRGATYLRDKVATERERLDQVREEFDPPLVAEIESRTREVRGDVLSEVAAALDVETGEPAAARE from the coding sequence ATGGAGCAGTTCGTCTTCTTCGGCGGGAAGGGCGGGGTCGGCAAGACGACCGTCTCCTGCGCCTACGCGTACCGTTGCGCCGACGCCGGGCTGCGCACGCTGGTCGTCTCGACCGACCCCGCGCACTCCGTGTCCGACGTGTTCGACCAGGGGTTCGGCGACGAGCCGGAGTCCGTCGACGGCGTCGGCGGCCTCGACGCATTGGAGCTCGATCCCGAAGACGAGATGCAGCGACACCTCCAAGAGATCCGCGAGGCGCTCTCCGAGCAGGTGTCGGCGGCGATGGTCTCGGAGATCAACCGGCAGCTGGAGATGTCCCACGGCACGCCCGGCGCGTACGAGTCCGCCCTCTTCGACGCGTTCGTGGACGTGATGCGCGAGGAGAGCGAGCCGTACGACCGCGTCGTCTTCGACACCGCGCCGACCGGGTCGACGCTGCGGCTGCTCGGGCTCCCGGAGTTCCTCGGCGACTGGATCGACCGCCTGCTGTACAAGCGCAAGCAGTCGATCGACCTGTTCGAGAAGGCCGCGATCGGCGATATGGAGCCGCGGCGACTGATGGACGGCGACCCCGTCTTAGAGCGCCTCCAGCGCCGCAAGGAGTTCTTCGAGTTCGCCGGCGACACGATGCGGAACGACGCCGCCTTCTTCCTCGTGTTGAACCCCGACCAGCTGTCCGTCAACGAGACGGGCCGGGCGATCGAGGAGTTCACCGAGCGCGACCTGCGGGTCCGCGGGCTCGTCGCGAACAAGCTCACGCCGTCGCCCGAGGAACACGAGGAGGGGCGCGGCGCCACCTACCTCCGCGACAAGGTCGCGACCGAACGGGAGCGGCTCGACCAGGTCCGCGAGGAGTTCGACCCGCCGCTGGTCGCCGAGATCGAGTCGCGGACGCGGGAGGTCCGCGGCGACGTGCTCTCGGAGGTCGCGGCCGCGCTCGACGTCGAAACGGGAGAGCCGGCCGCCGCTCGCGAGTAG
- a CDS encoding IMP cyclohydrolase, with protein MYVGRFVVVAPGIGGYRVSSRSFPNRRVRDRGETLTVGPTPDAPGTDNPYVSYNCARAVETPTEEPLAALGNGSHVDPIAEKLERGYPARDALASALLALDFEKDDYDTPRVAGVVGVDAAAIGTVRRDALLVRTVDEPTVVATYETDAPEPYDLTATDAPSVATELLGADLEHPVCAAGATVDDGGVSLAFDNGDD; from the coding sequence ATGTACGTCGGACGATTCGTCGTCGTCGCGCCCGGGATCGGCGGCTACCGCGTCTCCTCGCGCTCGTTCCCGAACCGCCGCGTCCGCGACCGCGGCGAGACGCTCACCGTCGGCCCGACGCCGGACGCGCCCGGGACCGACAACCCCTACGTCTCCTACAACTGCGCGCGGGCGGTCGAGACGCCGACCGAGGAGCCGCTGGCGGCCCTCGGCAACGGCTCGCACGTCGACCCGATCGCGGAGAAGCTGGAGCGCGGCTACCCCGCCCGCGACGCGCTCGCGTCGGCGCTACTCGCGCTCGACTTCGAGAAGGACGACTACGACACGCCCCGCGTCGCCGGCGTCGTCGGCGTCGACGCGGCGGCGATCGGCACCGTCCGCCGCGACGCGCTGCTCGTCAGGACCGTCGACGAGCCAACCGTCGTCGCCACCTACGAGACGGACGCGCCCGAGCCGTACGACCTGACGGCGACCGACGCACCGTCGGTCGCGACGGAACTGCTCGGCGCCGACCTCGAACACCCGGTCTGCGCCGCGGGCGCGACCGTCGACGACGGCGGCGTCTCGCTGGCGTTCGACAACGGCGACGACTGA